aaagtggagccgagtccacaaaagatcagccatgatctcattgaatggtggagcaggctcgaggggccagatggcctactcttgctcctagttcttatgttacaaaaatagggaggttatgcttcagttattccACACCTGGACTATCGTGTACAGTATccatcaccttatttaaggaagaatgtaaaagcattggaataataataataatctttattgtcacaagtaggcttacattaacattgcaatgaagttactgtgaaacgtccctagttgccacatttcggcacctgttcgggtacacagagggagaattcagaatgtccaattcacctaacccgcacatctttggcctgtgggaggaaaccggagcacccggaggaaacccacgcacacacgaggacgatgcgcagactccgcagagacagtgacccaagccggaatcgaacctgggaccctggtgctgagaagcaacagtgctaaacactgtgctaccgtgccgcccatattaaatggtgtagcaggctcgagggaccgtgccctcctcctgctccttggtCATGTATTCGTAAAAGTCAATCCGTGAAAGATCTGCCCCAGGACACCTTGGGCGGGACACATACAGCGGTCAGTGCTGAcggtgtgctgcgctgtcggaggtgctgttctTCAGGTCAGACATGAAACCGACGTCAAATTTGCTCTGTCAGGGCAGTGCAAAGGAATCTCAGCACCATTATTGCGAAGAAGAGAATCAGGGATCTTCTCTCTTTCGCTCCACTAAGCAGGGACAGGTTACCCAGtacccacggtggcacagtgggtagcacagcaccagggcccagggttcaattccagccttggctgtctgtgcgtagtcggcacgttctccccgtgtgtgcgtgggtttcctcagggtgccccggtttcctcccacagcccaaaaatgtgcaggttaggtggtttggccatgctaaattgcccatagtgtccaaaagatgtgcaggttaggtggggttatgtggttgcgggggagtgggcctaggtggagtgctctttcggtgcAAAAACAATGGCCTCTGCAGCACTGAGGAATTCTACTTCTAtggttgctgtttgtgagagcttgctgtgcgtgGAATATCTGCTGTGTGTCCGACATTACAACAATCAATATGCTTCAGAAGTGTCTCATTAGCTATGAAGCACTTTGGGAAGCCAAGAGGtgatgaaagtttttttttaaaatacaactAATGATTCGCTTCTTCTGTCTTTCCTTCTGGGGCCTGACTGATGTTTATTTGTGTTCCTGCCAGATGTTGAAGAGCCACTTTGGGAGTCTACGCAAGGTGGGATCGGAGGGCTGCCTGCTGGACTGTGAGTTCCTGCCTTGGTCGCGGAGGATCCTCCACCGGTTCGAGACCCCGACGGGCGACTGccaggaggcgaaggagggggttAAGTTGGAGGCCGCGGCTGGCGAGGAGGCGAAGGCGGCGGGGGAGGAGCGGAAGGTGGTCATCCCGGAGGTCCGGATCGAGAAGGAGTACAGCCTGAGCGTGGACACCCTGCACCAGCTGGCTGGCGACAGCTTCGACGAGTCGGACAAGAGCTGCGACAGCCTGGGGCCCGGCAGCCGGGACCCGAGCTACCGCCTGGGCGTGCAGGACCTGGGCATGTGGCGCACGTACAGCGACGGCAACCTGGCGCGGGACGGGGAGAGGCGGGACTTCATCTCCAGCAGCCAGCTGACGGGCAAGCAGAAAACAGAGAGCGGCTGGAGCCTGCCCTCGCCCAAGACACTGAGGAAGGAGCGGGCGTTGGCGAGGGTGGCCGCTGCCAAGGAGCACCTGCGCTCCATCTTCACCGGATCACGCAAGGTAGGAAAGCAAACTCCCGCGTCCCACGGGAATGGCGAAACAcaaaaagggggtgaatgtggtaataccaggtattgcggtacctgagaggtggatgaccattggttagacccaggagtctaccattggctcacGTACGTAgcaccgccctgagaggcggagtataagaaccaatgccgtcccagcagcattcactttctgtatcgcagctgctgggtacagttctagctgattaaagccgattagttatgactcacctcatctcgagagtaattgattgtgcatcaggggtCTCATTTACTCTCGTAACACAAGTTGATCAAAATGATGAAGAGATTCGATCCGGTGGACACAATTATTTCCTCTCACGACCCATCACAACAAGTCTTATTCACCCATCACCCACTATGCCCCTTCACCTACCTTTGCTCCTGATCCGCCAAcaccatattttaaaaaaattctcatccttgtttactgattcctggggtggcaggattgtcATGTGGGGAGAGAGCCCGTATTACCTGGAGCATGAGAGGGGATcagagctggacagactggatgtgggGACATTGTTTCCTCGGGCTGGGGGGCAGGGGTGTGTGCAGGTGTCTagaacagatgaggggggtggggctACCTCCCCCATTCCCACGGCTACTGAGATATAAGTACCCCGGCccgggtgtgggccgggtgtggcCCGGGTGCGGGGAGACCCTTTGTCGAGTAGGAGGTGTAAATAGGAAGAAGAATAAATCAAAACCTTTCTCCAGTCAttgcttccgagtggtcgcttCCCTGAGACTTTACAGGTAGACTCTAGACTTAGAGAGCACAAGAGGAGGGAGCTGAGAAAGATGAACAATCATGGTCACATTCAATTGCAGAGAATGGCAGGTTGCCATCGCTGTAcacgcccaggtcctgcacgcCCAGGTCCTGCACATCCGGGTCCTGCGCGTCCGGGTCCTGCGCGCCCGGGTCCCGCGCACCCGGGTCCCGCACGCTGCACGCCCGGGTCCTGcacgcccaggtcctgcacgcCCAAGTCCCGCACGCCCAGGTCCCGCACGCCCGGGTCCTGCACGCCCGcacgcccaggtcctgcacgcCCAGTTCCTGCACGCCCGGGTCCTGCACGCCCGCACGCCCAGTTCCTTCACGCCCGGGTCCTGcacgcccaggtcctgcacgcCCGGGTCCTGCACGTCCGGGTCCTGCACGTCCGGGTCCTGCGCGTCCGGGTCCCGCGCGCCCGGGTCCCGCGCGCCCGGGTCCCGCACGCCCGGGTCCTGcacgcccaggtcctgcacgcCCGGGTCCTGCACGCCCGGGTCCTGCACGCCCGCACGCCCAGGTCCTTcacgcccaggtcctgcacgcCCGGGTCCTGCATGCTCGCACGCCTGGGTCCTTCACGCCCGGGTCCTTCACGCCCGGGTCCTGCACGCCCGGGTCCTGCACGCCCGGGTCCTGcacgcccaggtcctgcacgcccaggtcctgcacgcCCGGGTCCTTCACGCCCAGGTCCTGCACACCCGggtccagcacacccaggtcctgcacgcccGGGTCCTTCACGCCCAGGTCCTGCACACCCGGGTCCAGCACACCCGGGTCCTGCACACCCGGGTCCTGcacgcccaggtcctgcacgcccgggtcctgcacgcccaggtcctgcacgcccgggtcctgcacgcccgggtcctgcacgcccgggtcctgcacgcccaggtcctgcacgcTCAGGTCCTGCACGCCCAGGTCCTTCACGCCCGGGTCCTGCacacccaggtcctgcacgcccgggtccttcacacccaggtcctgcacgcccaggtcctgcacgcccaggtccagcacacccaggtccagcacgcccgggtcctgcacgcccaggtcctgcacgcTCAGGTCCTTCACGCCCAGGTCCTGCacacccaggtcctgcacgcccAGGTCCTTCACGCCCGGGTCCTGCacacccaggtcctgcacgcccgggtccttcacacccaggtcctgcacgcccgggtccttcacacccaggtcctgcacgcccgggtccttcacacccaggtcctgcacgcccAGGTCCTTCACGCCCGGGTCCTGCacacccaggtcctgcacgcccgggtcctgcacacccaggtcctgcacgcccGGGTCCTTCAGGCTCAGGTCCTGCACGCCCAGGTCCTTCACGCCCGGGTCCTGCacacccaggtcctgcacgcccgggtccttcacacccaggtcctgcacgcccaggtcctgcacgcccaggtccagcacacccaggtccagcACGCCCGGGTCCTGCACGGCCAGGTCCTGCACGCTCAGGTCCTTCACGCCCAGGTCCTGCacacccaggtcctgcacgcccGGGTCCTTCACGCCCGGGTCCTGCACGCTCAGGTCCTTcacgcccaggtcctgcacgcccaggtccagcacacccaggtccagcACGCCCAggtccagcacacccaggtccagcacgcccgggtcctgcacgcccaggtcctgcacgcccaggtccagcacacccaggtccagcACGCCCAggtccagcacacccaggtcctgcACGCTCAGGTCCTTcacgcccaggtcctgcacgcccgggtcctgcacgcccaggtcctgcacgcTCAGGTCCTTCACGCCCGGGTCCTGCACGCCCAGGTCCTGCacacccaggtcctgcacgcccgggtccttcacacccaggtcctgcacgcccaggtcctgcacgcCCAGGTCCAGCACACCCGGGTCCTGcacgcccaggtcctgcacgcTCAGGTCCTTCACGCCCGGGTCCTGcacgcccaggtcctgcacgcccaggtccttcacacccaggtcctgcacgcccaggtcctgcacgcCCAGGTCCTTCACGCTCAGGTCCTTCACGCCCGGGTCCTGcacgcccaggtcctgcacgcccaggtccttcacacccaggtcctgcacgcccgggtcctgcacgcccaggtcctgcacgcccaggtcctgcacgcTCAGGTCCTTCACGCCCGGGTCCTTCACGCCCAGTTCCTGcacgcccaggtcctgcacgcACGGGTCCTGCACGCCCGCACGCCCAGGTCCTTCACGCCCAGTTCCTGCACGACCAGATCCTGCACGCCCTGGTCCTGCACGCCCGGATCCTGcacgcccaggtcctgcacgcccgggtcctgcacgcccaggtcctgcacgcCCGGATCCTGCACGCCCAGGTCCTGAACGCCCGGATCCTGCacacccaggtcctgcacgcccgggtccttcacgcccaggtcctgcacgcCCAGGTCCTTCACGCCCGGGTCCTGCacacccaggtcctgcacgcccgggtcctgcacgcccaggtcctgcacgcccaggtcctgcacgcccaggtcctgcacgcCCGGTTTCTGcacgcccaggtcctgcacgcccaggtcctgcacgcCCAGGTCCTGCACACCCGGTTTCTGcacgcccaggtcctgcacgcccagggcctgcacgcccaggtcctgcacgcccaggtcctgcacgcCCAGGTCCTGCACACAAGGTTTCTGcacgcccaggtcctgcacgcccgggtccttcacacccaggtcctgcacgcccggatcctgcacgcccaggtcctgcacgcccaggtgcagcacacccaggtccagcacgcccaggtcctgcacgcccaggtccttcacgcccaggtcctgcacgcCCGGGTCTTGCACGCTCAGGTCCTTCACGCCCGGGTCCTGCACGCCCAAGTCCTGCACGCCCAAGTCCTGCACGCCCAGGTCCCGCacacccaggtcctgcacgcccGGGTCCTGCACGCCCGGGTCCTGCACGCCGGCACGCCTAGGTCCGTCACGCCCAGTTCCTGCacacccaggtcctgcacgcccgggtcctgcacgcccaggtcctgcacgcccaggctctgcacgcccaggtcctgcacgcCCTGGTCCTGCACGCCCGGATCCTGcacgcccaggtcctgcacgcccaggtcctgcacgcccaggtcctgcacgcCCGGGTCCTTCACACCCGGGTCCTGcacgcccaggtcctgcacgcTCAGGTCCTTCACGCCCGAGTCCTGCACGCCTGGGTCCTTcacgcccaggtcctgcacgcccgggtcctgcacgcccgggtcctgcacgcccgggtccttcacgcccgggtcctgcacgcccaggtcctgcacgcTCAGGTCCTTcacgcccaggtcctgcacgcCCGGGTCCTTCACGCCCGGGTCCTGCACGCCCGGGTCCTGCACGCCCGGGTCCTGCACGCCCGGGTCCTGCACGCCCGGGTCCTGCACGCCCAGGTCCTGTACGCCCTGGTGCTGCACGCTCAGGTCCTTCACGCCCGGGTCCTGcacgcccaggtcctgcacgcCCGGGTCCTTCACGCCCGGGTCCTTCACGCCCGGGTCCTGcacgcccaggtcctgcacgcccgggtcctgcacgcccgggtcctgcacgcccaggtcctgcacgcTCAGGTCCTTCACGCCCAGGTCCTGCacacccaggtcctgcacgcccaggtcctgcacgcTCGGGTCCTTcacgcccaggtcctgcacgcCCGGGTCCTGCACGCTCAGGTCCTGCCCACCCAGGTCCTGCACGCTCAGGTCCTGCACGCCCTGGACCTGCACGCTCAGGTCCTTCACGCCCAGGTCCTGCACACCCAGGTCCTTCACGCCCAGGTCCTGCACACCCAGGTCCTTCACGCTCGGGTCCTGCACGCTCGGGTCCTTCACGCTCAGGTCCTGCCCGCCCAGGTCCTGcacgcccaggtcctgcacgcTCAGGTCCTTcacgcccaggtcctgcacgctcaggtcctgcacgcccaggtcctgcacgcTCAGGTCCTTCACGCCGAGGTCCTGCATGCTCAGGTCCTTCACGCCCAGGTCCTGCACACCCAGGTCCTTCACGCCCAGGTCCTGCACACCCAGGTCCTTCACGCCCGGGTCCTTCACGCCCGGGTCCTGCACGCTCGGGTCCTTCACGCTCAGGTCCTGCCCGCCCAGGTCCTGcacgcccaggtcctgcacgcTCGGGTCCTTcacgcccaggtcctgcacgcTCGGGTCCTTCACGCTCAGGTCCTGCACGCCCGGGTCCTGcacgcccaggtcctgcacgcTCAGGTCCTTcacgcccaggtcctgcacgcccaggtccttcacgcccaggtcctgcacgcccagttccttcacgcccaggtcctgcacgcTCAGGTCCTTCAGGCCCAGGTCCTGCACGCCCGGGTCCTTcacgcccaggtcctgcacgcCCGGGTCCTTCACGCCCAGGTCCTTCACGCCCAGTTCCTTCACGCCCAGGTCTTGCACGCTCAGGTCCTTcacgcccaggtcctgcacgcccaggtccttcacgcccaggtcctgcacgcCCAGGTCCATCACGCCCAGGTCCTTcacgcccaggtcctgcacgcccaggtccttcacgcccaggtcctgcacacccaggtccttcacgcccaggtcctgcacgcCCAGGTCCTTCACGCCCAGGTCCTTCACGCCCAGGTCCTTCATGCCCGGGTCCTGCACGCCCGGGTCCTTCACGCCCGGGTCCTGCACGCCCGGGTCCTGCACGCCCATGTCCTGCACGCCCGGGTCCTTcacgcccaggtcctgcacgcccagttccttcacgcccaggtcctgcacgcccgggtccttcacgcccaggtcctgcacgcCCGGGTCCTGCACGCCTAGTCCCGTACGCCCGGGTCCCGCACGCCCGGGTCCCGCACGCCCGGGTCCTTcacgcccaggtcctgcacgcCCGGGTCCTGCACGCCCGGGTCCCGCACCCCCGGGTCCCGCACGCCCGGGTCCTTCACGCCCGGGTCCAGcacgcccaggtcctgcacgcTCAGGTCCTTCACTCCCGGATCCTGCATGCCCGCGTCCTGCacacccaggtcctgcacgcccAAAGGCCCCTCTCTGCCTCCTCCCTCTTtaccctctccctctcttccccctctccccctctgtccacctcaccctctctgcccctctccctctctgcccccctctccctctctgccccctctccctctccctctctgacgccctctccctctctttctcctctccctgtcttccccctctccctctctgccccccctccctctctgccccctctccctctcttccccctctccctctctgcccccctctccctctcttccccctctccctctctgccccccctccccctctctgcccccctctccctctctgccccccctccctctctgcccccctctccctctctgccccctctccctctctgccccctctccctctcttccccctctccctctctgaccccctctccctctctgcccccctccctctctgcccctctccctctctgcccctctccctctctgaccctctccctctctgaccccctctccctctctccccccctccccctctctgccccctccccctctctgcccccctccccctctctgccccctctccctctctgcccccctctccctctctgccccctctccctctctgccccctctccctctctgccccctctccctctctgccccctctccctctctgccccctctccctctctgcccctctccctctcttccccactccctgtctgccccctctctccctctctgccccctctccctctctgcccctctccctctcttccccactccctgtctgccccctctccctctctgccccctctccctgtctgccctctctccctgtctgcctcctctccctctctgcccctctctccctgtctgccccctctccctgtctgccccctctccctgtctgccccctctccctgtctgccccctctccctctctgccccctctccctctctgcaccccctccctctctgcccccctccccctctctgccccctctccctctctgccccctctccctctctgccccctccccctctcttccccctctccctctctgcccccctctccctctctgccccctctccctctctgccccctctccctctcttccccctctccctctcttcccctctccctgtctgccccctctccctctctgccccctctccctctcttcccctctccctgtctgcccccactccctctctgcccctctctccctctctgcccctctctccctctctgcccctctctccctgtctgccccctctccctgtctgccccctctccctgtctgccccctctccctctctgccccctctccctctctgcaccccctccctctctgcccccctctccctctctgccccctctccctctctgcacccctctccctctctgcccccctccccctctctgccccctctccctctctgccccctctccctctctgcccccctctccctctctgccccctcttcctctctgccccctctccctctctgccccctctccctctcttcccctctccctgtctgccccctctccctctctgccccctctccctctctgccccctctccctgtctgccccctctccctctcttcccctctccctgtctgcccccactccctctctgcccctctctcccgctctgcccctctctccctgtctgccccatctccctctctgcccctctctcccgctctgcccctctctccctgtctgccccctctccctgtctgccccatctccctgtctgccccctctccctgtctgccctctctccctgtctgccccctctccctgtctgcccctctctccctgtctgccctctctccctgtctgccctctctccctgtctgccccatctccctgtctgccccctctccctgtctgccctctctccctgtctgccccctctccctgtctgccctctctccctgtctgccccctctccctgtctgccctctctccctgtctgccccctctccctgtctgcccctctctccctgtctgccctctctccctgtctgccctctctccctgtctgccccctctccctgtctgccctctctccctgtctgccctctctccctgtctgccccctctccctgtctgccctctctccctgtctgccccctctccctgtctgccctctctccctgtctgccccatctccctgtctgccccctctccctgtctgccctctctccctgtctgccccctctccctgtctgccctctctccctgtctgccctctctccatgtctaccccctctccctggctgtcctctctccctgtctgccccctctccctgtctgccccctctccctgtctgccccatctccctgtctgccccctctccctgtctgccctctctccctgtctgcctcctctccctgtctgccctctctccctgtctgccccctctccctgtctgccctctctccctgt
This window of the Scyliorhinus torazame isolate Kashiwa2021f chromosome 14, sScyTor2.1, whole genome shotgun sequence genome carries:
- the LOC140390498 gene encoding regulator of G-protein signaling 3-like isoform X2 gives rise to the protein MLKSHFGSLRKVGSEGCLLDCEFLPWSRRILHRFETPTGDCQEAKEGVKLEAAAGEEAKAAGEERKVVIPEVRIEKEYSLSVDTLHQLAGDSFDESDKSCDSLGPGSRDPSYRLGVQDLGMWRTYSDGNLARDGERRDFISSSQLTGKQKTESGWSLPSPKTLRKERALARVAAAKEHLRSIFTGSRKHLASSVESDLGLENAENGGRHRRKRRLGKRLGFLRRWNEPCGRNDMHSLRPTAEEAVQWGESLDKLLAHRYGLIAFKGFLRTEFSDENIEFWLACEDYRKTKSNSKLTSKAKKIFEEFIDTHAPREVNLDSHTREVTTNNILSPNRSTFDLAQKRIFGLMEKDSYPRFLRSEFFVDLSSRKQMNGLA